Proteins encoded within one genomic window of Perognathus longimembris pacificus isolate PPM17 chromosome 28, ASM2315922v1, whole genome shotgun sequence:
- the LOC125343211 gene encoding melanoma-associated antigen B10-like codes for MPRSQKNRHRGHKKHKKTVKKTERLVGAQATVSKEHEYPSSSSASIKGIPHGSIADTSSNNQGARGTSSTTKATVSLGSKSGEDKKSSVKERAKITTQITKKYTNDALDEMVVTLVHYMLHKYQMKEPITKASLLRNITQAPKRHIPEILSRVFDHIELVFGLDIKEVEPNRHIYVLVNKLKTCSDKRLADGRVVPKSGLLMTLLGVIFTKGNCATEEQIWQVLNRMGFHDGKKHFLFGEPRKLITREFVKERYLQYEQVANSYPPRYQFLWGPKAHAETTKMEVLQFLSKIHETVPIAFPSLYVEALIDQEERSKSRVAAKDCTAPKTKSRCKAKSRHFTCPR; via the coding sequence ATGCCTCGAAGTCAGAAGAATAGACACCGTGgtcacaaaaaacacaaaaagactgTGAAAAAAACTGAACGGCTGGTGGGTGCCCAGGCTACTGTATCAAAGGAACATGAGtatccctcttcctcttctgctaGCATCAAAGGGATTCCTCATGGTTCAATTGCTGATACATCCAGCAATAACCAAGGAGCTAGGGGTACCTCATCCACAACTAAGGCTACAGTTAGTTTAGGCTCAAAATCTGGTGAAGATAAAAAAAGCAGTGTGAAGGAGAGGGCAAAAATTACCACCCAAATCACTAAGAAATACACCAATGATGCCCTAGATGAAATGGTAGTGACATTAGTACATTACATGCTACACAAGTATCAAATGAAGGAACCCATTACGAAGGCAAGCCTACTGAGAAATATAACCCAAGCTCCTAAGAGGCACATTCCCGAGATTCTAAGTAGAGTTTTTGACCACATAGAATTAGTCTTTGGCCTTGACATTAAGGAAGTAGAGCCCAACAGGCACATTTATGTCCTAGTCAACAAACTGAAAACATGCTCTGACAAAAGGCTGGCTGATGGCAGAGTTGTGCCCAAATCTGGCCTGCTGATGACTCTCCTTGGTGTAATTTTCACAAAAGGCAATTGTGCTACTGAGGAGCAAATCTGGCAAGTTCTAAATCGGATGGGGTTCCATGATGGGaagaaacatttcctttttgGTGAGCCTAGGAAGCTTATCACCCGTGAATTTGTAAAAGAAAGGTATCTGCAATATGAGCAGGTAGCTAACAGTTATCCTCCACGCTATCAATTCCTGTGGGGCCCAAAAGCCCATGCTGAAACCACCAAGATGGAGGTCCTTCAGTTTTTGTCCAAAATCCATGAAACTGTCCCTATTGCCTTCCCATCCTTATACGTGGAGGCACTGATAGATCAAGAAGAAAGATCCAAATCCAGAGTTGCAGCCAAGGATTGTACTGCTCCTAAGACCAAATCACGTTGCAAGGCAAAGTCCAGACACTTCACCTGCCCCCGCTAA
- the LOC125343212 gene encoding melanoma-associated antigen B10-like: MPRGQKSKLRARERRRQVRGGEEPDNVTNDKATVGQKEHPSSSSPDIQGVPQSSSTDEAISSQLDLGGAESLMAAAISVVGQSRSNEDASSQVEEKPSASQATPEPRLEELIDQKIAMLVHYLLYKYQKKEPITKADMLKNIIQSCKNHFPEILKKASEHVELIFGLDVKELDPIKNIYVLVNKLEMGPDAKCSDSRGVPKTGLLMTVLSVIFTKGNCATEEQVWEVLNMMGIRENKNHFIFGDPKKVITKDLVRDRYLKYERIPDSNPPRYQFMWGPRAHAETTKMKVLEFLSKIHNTSPNSFPDLYEEAMKDEQERAQARLAARARTAAMASSRSKVMPSSSCPK, from the coding sequence ATGCCTCGGGGTCAGAAGAGTAAGCTTCGTGCTCGAGAGAGACGCCGCCAGGTCCGAGGAGGAGAAGAACCAGACAATGTGACCAATGATAAAGCTACTGTAGGACAAAAAGAGCATCCCTCTTCCTCAAGTCCTGATATTCAAGGTGTTCCCCAAAGTTCATCTACTGATGAAGCAATCAGTAGTCAGCTAGATCTGGGAGGAGCTGAATCTCTCATGGCTGCTGCTATTTCAGTTGTTGGTCAGTCAAGATCTAATGAAGATGCCAGCAGCCAAGTTGAGGAAAAGCCGAGTGCTTCACAGGCTACCCCTGAGCCTCGTTTGGAAGAGCTAATAGACCAGAAGATTGCTATGCTTGTGCATTATCTGCTGTACAAATATCAAAAGAAAGAGCCCATTACAAAGGCAGATATGCTGAAAAATATAATCCAGTCATGTAAGAATCACTTCCCTGAAATCCTGAAGAAAGCTTCTGAGCATGTGGAACTGATCTTTGGACTTGATGTGAAAGAACTGGATCCAATCAAGAACATCTATGTTCTAGTCAATAAACTGGAAATGGGCCCTGATGCAAAatgcagtgatagcaggggtgtgCCTAAGACTGGCCTGCTGATGACTGTGCTGAGTGTGATCTTTACAAAGGGCAATTGTGCCACAGAGGAGCAAGTCTGGGAAGTGCTAAATATGATGGGGATAcgagaaaataaaaatcacttcaTTTTTGGGGATCCTAAGAAGGTCATTACCAAAGATTTAGTGAGAGATAGGTACCTGAAGTATGAAAGGATACCTGACAGTAATCCACCACGCTACCAATTTATGTGGGGCCCAAGAGCCCATGCTGAAACCACCAAAATGAAAGTCCTGGAGTTTTTGTCTAAGATCCATAATACTAGTCCTAATTCCTTCCCAGATTTGTATGAGGAGGCAATGAAAGATGAGCAAGAAAGAGCCCAAGCCAGACTTGCTGCAAGGGCCCGTACTGCTGCCATGGCCAGTTCACGTTCCAAGGTCATGCCCAGCAGCTCTTGTCCTAAGTAA